A region from the Marinitoga sp. 38H-ov genome encodes:
- a CDS encoding GNAT family protein, producing MIDGKKIRLRGYSKKDLKDVLEYINDYEIRKFTTPGIPFPFRIEDEEKWYENNNPFDNGKYSFAIERIEDNKYIGGCGINEIDWKNSVATVGIFLGKPFLNNGYGTEAMELLVNFIFNEMNINKIKLYVFEFNKRAIKSYEKIGFKVEGVLREEIFREGKYHDEIIMGILRKEWKTRD from the coding sequence ATGATAGATGGAAAAAAAATTAGATTAAGGGGGTATTCAAAAAAAGATTTAAAAGATGTTTTAGAATATATTAATGACTATGAAATTAGGAAATTTACAACTCCTGGAATCCCTTTTCCATTTAGAATAGAAGATGAAGAAAAATGGTATGAAAACAATAACCCTTTTGATAATGGAAAATATAGTTTTGCTATAGAAAGGATTGAAGATAATAAATATATAGGCGGATGCGGAATAAACGAAATTGATTGGAAAAATTCTGTTGCTACGGTTGGAATTTTTTTAGGAAAACCTTTTTTAAATAATGGATATGGAACAGAGGCTATGGAGTTATTAGTCAATTTTATATTTAATGAAATGAATATTAATAAAATAAAATTATATGTATTTGAATTTAATAAGAGAGCTATTAAATCATATGAAAAGATAGGATTTAAAGTTGAAGGAGTTTTAAGAGAAGAAATTTTCAGAGAAGGAAAATATCATGATGAAATAATCATGGGAATTTTAAGAAAAGAATGGAAAACTCGCGACTAA